Sequence from the Symbiopectobacterium purcellii genome:
TTTTGGCGGCGGCGGCACGATAGATAAGCATACGGGCACAATCGACTCGGGTAGCCATTTCCACCAGCATCCACTGTACGCCCTGATTGGCGGCAATCGGTTTGCCAAATTGAATGCGCTCTTTGGTGTATGTGAGCGTAGCATCGAGTGCACTTTGGGCAATGCCCAGTGCAATCGCCGAGCAACTCAGTCGCCCACCGTCCAGCGTTTCCATGGCGATAGCAAACCCTTTCCCTTCCGCGCCCAAACGACAATGGGCGGGCACCACACAGTCGCTAAAGCTGACGGCACAGGTATCAGAGCCGTTCATCCCCATTTTCTCTTCCGGCAGGCCGATGCTGATGCCAGGGTTGTCGCGCTCAACCAGAAACGCGGTAATACCCTTCACTCCTTGGCTTTTATCGGTCATAGCAAACACGATAAAGAATGCCCCCTGCGGTGCTGCAGTGATCCAGAGCTTGGAGCCATTGATGATGTAGCTATCGCCCTGACGCACTGCAGTGGTCTGCTGTGCGGCGGCATCACATCCCGCGCTCGGCTCAGACAGGCAGAAACAGCCAAGGCTTTCCCCCGTCACCACTTTTGGCAATAAGCGTTGTTGTGTTTGCGCATCAGCATATTTCTGAATGATTGGTCCGGTCAGGGAACATTGCGATCCCATGATCATGGCGTGAGCTGCACTGACCTTTGCCATTTCTTCCGTCGCCAGGATATAGCTGACAGCATCGGCATCGCTACCGCCGAATTCCTCATTAATATTAAAACCAAACAGGCCTAATTCAGCCATTGGCGCAATACTTTCCTGCGGGAAACGGTGCTGTTTATCAATAATGGCGGCAATGGGTTTAATATCGCTGTCCACAAACTTTCTGACCATATTGCGAATCAGCGTTTGTTCCTCATTCAGTTAGAAATTCATATTTACATCTCCGGTCATCTTATTGGAATAGAATGAAATAACTATTCCGCGGTATTCAATTATTTCGGTATGCGCGGTAAAAATGCGTATCACCGCGCACGCCAGCGTGTTTTATTCAAGCGTGAAGGCGAGTCATTAACC
This genomic interval carries:
- a CDS encoding acyl-CoA dehydrogenase family protein — its product is MVRKFVDSDIKPIAAIIDKQHRFPQESIAPMAELGLFGFNINEEFGGSDADAVSYILATEEMAKVSAAHAMIMGSQCSLTGPIIQKYADAQTQQRLLPKVVTGESLGCFCLSEPSAGCDAAAQQTTAVRQGDSYIINGSKLWITAAPQGAFFIVFAMTDKSQGVKGITAFLVERDNPGISIGLPEEKMGMNGSDTCAVSFSDCVVPAHCRLGAEGKGFAIAMETLDGGRLSCSAIALGIAQSALDATLTYTKERIQFGKPIAANQGVQWMLVEMATRVDCARMLIYRAAAAKMAGHPYTREAAQAKLYASETATYVTQKAVQLHGGMGYTSSYPVERLMREAKLTEIFEGTSEVQRMVIAKHILA